Proteins co-encoded in one Methanosarcinales archaeon Met12 genomic window:
- a CDS encoding CBS domain-containing protein, protein MSRYVAKDIMAEALTIDKSAALSHAMDLMKKHGVRHLLVTKDDSLIGVVTQRTIARVLGTRKKSNLPASSLHVATAMTDKFATISPDEDVNKILHLFRDVGVVAVSNDKLVGWVTPKEVLTILKPKGCAGDIMSDPISVSPSERVVHVRRRMLDEDIGRMLVIEDMQLVGIITESDIARAMRTFRDLVPGHQQDSRIKNLLVSDIMSVNVKFIRTDTPLSDAIDLMLKENIGGLPVLNIRDGLVGMVTRRDIIRVEDGLL, encoded by the coding sequence ATGAGCAGATATGTGGCGAAAGATATAATGGCCGAGGCACTCACCATCGATAAGTCAGCGGCATTATCTCATGCCATGGATTTGATGAAGAAACATGGCGTCAGGCATCTGTTAGTCACAAAAGATGATAGTCTGATTGGTGTGGTGACACAGCGCACTATCGCAAGAGTGCTCGGTACCAGGAAAAAGTCGAATCTACCAGCATCGTCCCTCCATGTAGCTACTGCGATGACTGATAAATTTGCGACCATCTCCCCTGACGAAGATGTAAATAAGATTCTTCACCTCTTTCGAGATGTAGGGGTTGTAGCGGTCTCCAATGACAAGCTGGTTGGCTGGGTTACTCCAAAGGAGGTATTGACTATCTTGAAACCCAAAGGATGTGCTGGAGACATCATGAGCGACCCCATTTCCGTATCACCAAGCGAGCGCGTGGTGCATGTCCGTAGGCGTATGCTGGACGAGGACATTGGCCGAATGCTCGTCATAGAGGATATGCAACTGGTCGGCATCATAACAGAGAGCGACATCGCAAGAGCAATGAGAACGTTCAGGGATTTGGTTCCAGGACATCAACAAGATAGCAGAATCAAGAACCTTCTGGTCAGTGATATAATGAGCGTCAATGTCAAATTCATACGAACTGATACGCCGTTGTCAGACGCCATCGATCTGATGCTGAAGGAGAATATTGGAGGGCTGCCTGTTTTAAATATTCGAGATGGACTGGTCGGTATGGTCACGCGCCGGGATATTATTCGGGTTGAAGATGGGCTATTATGA
- a CDS encoding nucleotidyltransferase domain-containing protein, with the protein MIELFEKYVDWKILAFFLRNPTTTVYVKELARRLHVSPGSVSKAVKRFAMDNLLLKEEKGLAHLYKLNNESAIVKSLKKAYSLMRIHELKIADKFLDADENIISLALYGSYATGDYDEKSDIDLLAITPSGRYIFTALINDLERDLVVEISLEVSNLSQWRSLARKNDVFYRRVIENHVLLRGSGLK; encoded by the coding sequence TTGATTGAACTGTTTGAAAAATATGTGGACTGGAAGATACTCGCATTCTTCTTGAGAAATCCTACCACGACAGTGTATGTTAAAGAGTTGGCAAGAAGGCTCCATGTCAGCCCGGGAAGCGTGAGCAAAGCAGTAAAAAGGTTTGCCATGGATAACCTTTTGCTAAAAGAGGAAAAAGGACTAGCCCACCTGTACAAACTAAACAACGAATCCGCCATTGTAAAATCCTTGAAAAAGGCATATAGTCTCATGAGAATACATGAACTGAAAATCGCTGACAAATTTCTGGATGCCGATGAAAACATAATATCACTGGCTCTTTACGGTAGCTATGCCACAGGGGACTATGATGAGAAAAGCGATATCGATTTGTTGGCCATAACTCCCAGTGGCAGATACATTTTTACTGCACTCATAAACGATCTAGAAAGAGATTTGGTGGTTGAAATAAGCCTGGAGGTATCTAATTTATCTCAATGGAGGTCGTTGGCAAGAAAAAATGATGTTTTTTACAGAAGGGTGATCGAGAATCATGTCCTCTTACGTGGAAGTGGATTAAAATGA
- a CDS encoding HEPN domain-containing protein, whose protein sequence is MNLDDCFSQGLLRKINPDTENARRSIKISNEYLEKAMKNREIECYDVTVILCYTSMFHAARSMLFRDGIKERSHICIPLYIKERYPELERYATY, encoded by the coding sequence ATGAATTTGGATGACTGTTTTAGCCAAGGATTGCTTAGAAAGATAAATCCCGACACAGAAAATGCACGTAGGTCCATAAAAATCTCAAACGAATATTTGGAAAAGGCAATGAAGAACAGGGAGATCGAGTGTTATGATGTGACCGTGATACTATGTTATACCTCAATGTTCCATGCTGCCCGTTCGATGCTGTTCAGAGATGGGATTAAGGAACGTAGCCATATTTGCATACCTCTCTATATCAAAGAGAGATACCCAGAATTGGAAAGATATGCAACGTACTAG
- a CDS encoding type II toxin-antitoxin system VapC family toxin: protein MRFLDANIFIYAYYKPVHDLSSKRRAMKEKSKEIVDRINEGETVITAVVHLSEVSNILKRALPLDKLATLLIGLYSSDNIKIVDVTKNDYLGAIELMDETKMDPNDSLAIQIMRREEIKEIYSFDRSFEGVDGIKRLPEF from the coding sequence TTGAGGTTCTTAGATGCAAACATCTTCATCTACGCCTATTATAAGCCAGTGCATGACCTGAGTTCAAAGCGAAGGGCGATGAAGGAGAAATCAAAGGAAATTGTGGATAGGATAAATGAAGGAGAGACGGTGATAACAGCCGTCGTTCATCTGTCTGAGGTTTCAAATATACTAAAACGAGCATTGCCACTGGATAAGCTTGCCACGCTATTGATCGGACTGTACTCATCGGACAACATCAAGATCGTGGATGTCACTAAAAACGATTATCTGGGAGCGATAGAACTTATGGATGAGACGAAGATGGACCCGAACGATTCTCTTGCCATACAGATCATGAGGAGGGAGGAGATAAAAGAGATATATTCATTTGATCGTAGCTTTGAAGGTGTTGATGGGATCAAGAGGTTGCCAGAGTTTTGA
- a CDS encoding type I restriction-modification enzyme R subunit C-terminal domain-containing protein, which translates to MKPEEKARQKIDQLLEAAGWMIQDMRELDLGASLGVAVREFPLKSGAADYLLFIDRMAVGVVEAKPEGTTLSGIAEQSAKYMADIPKNLPHVQEPLSFAYESTGIETFFRDSKDPEPCSRRVFAFHKPETLKEWASQEGTLRARLRNMPPLRIEGLRDCQIEAIQNLEKSFTEARPRALIQMASGGGKTYAAVSFIYRLIKFANAKRVLFLVDRNNLGRQTSREFQQYITPDDGRKFTELYNVQHLTSNTLDPVSRVCITTIQRLYSMLKGEPEFDEELEESSLFELAPMEGKQKEAYYNPRIPIETFDFIVTDECHRSIYHLWRQVLEYFDAFIIGLTATPSKQTLGFFNQNLVTEYSHERAVADGVNVGYDVYRIRTEITQKGGKVPAGYYIDKRDRLTRKMRWEQLDEELEYSARQLDRDVVTPDQIRTVIRTFKEKLFTKIFPGRKEVPKTLIFAKDDSHAEDIVKIVREEFGKGNEFCKKITYKTMGEKTEDLIASFRNSYNPRITVSVDMISTGTDIRPLECLIFMRDVKSRVYFEQMKGRGTRVISPTDINAVTPDTSHKTHFVIVDAIGVCENDKTDSRPLDRKRSVTFEKLIMSVAWGKGDKDTLTSLAGRLARLDREIDEKDRKDIETVAGGKPLKEIINNLLDAVDPDKKLEKAKEIFKTETPTEEQVEKVTEELIKDACSSFDNPKLRNTIIDIKKRSEQTIDTISKDTVIIAGFDEKAKEKALNIVGTFKKFIEENKDELTALQIIYSKPYGKRHITYEGIKELAEAIKKPPYYLTPELLWQAYEKLEKSKVKGAGPQKLLTNIISLMRFAIGESDVLEPFAETVDRRFSEWVEEQKKLGRDFTPEQMEWLEMVEAHIAASLSIEMEDFEEVPFNQRGGAVKAYQLFGQELNTILGELNEALTA; encoded by the coding sequence ATGAAGCCCGAGGAAAAAGCAAGGCAAAAGATCGACCAACTATTGGAAGCGGCAGGTTGGATGATCCAAGATATGCGAGAATTAGATCTTGGCGCCTCTCTGGGTGTGGCTGTCCGTGAATTTCCTCTTAAATCTGGGGCAGCAGATTACTTACTTTTTATTGATAGAATGGCTGTTGGAGTTGTAGAAGCAAAACCCGAAGGCACCACATTAAGCGGCATTGCTGAACAATCTGCAAAATATATGGCAGACATTCCTAAAAATCTACCACATGTACAGGAACCCCTCTCCTTTGCTTATGAGAGCACGGGTATAGAAACCTTTTTTAGAGATTCGAAAGACCCCGAGCCATGCTCCAGAAGGGTATTTGCCTTCCACAAACCTGAAACACTTAAGGAGTGGGCATCTCAAGAGGGCACCCTTAGGGCAAGACTCAGAAATATGCCTCCTTTAAGGATAGAGGGATTAAGAGATTGCCAGATAGAAGCTATCCAGAACCTTGAAAAGTCCTTCACAGAAGCAAGGCCAAGAGCACTTATCCAGATGGCATCTGGCGGTGGGAAAACTTACGCTGCTGTAAGTTTCATTTACCGATTAATAAAATTTGCAAATGCAAAAAGGGTGCTTTTTTTAGTTGATAGAAACAATCTAGGACGTCAGACAAGCAGGGAATTCCAACAATATATCACTCCGGATGATGGCAGGAAGTTTACAGAACTTTACAATGTCCAACACCTCACTTCAAACACCTTAGACCCCGTGAGCCGGGTCTGTATTACTACCATTCAAAGGCTATACTCCATGTTAAAAGGAGAGCCTGAATTTGATGAAGAGCTTGAGGAAAGTTCACTTTTTGAGCTCGCGCCCATGGAAGGGAAACAAAAAGAGGCATACTACAATCCCCGGATTCCGATAGAGACCTTTGATTTTATCGTTACCGATGAGTGCCATCGCTCCATTTATCACCTCTGGCGGCAGGTGCTTGAATACTTCGATGCATTTATTATAGGTTTAACCGCAACCCCTTCAAAACAAACTCTCGGTTTTTTCAATCAGAATCTTGTTACAGAGTATAGCCACGAGCGGGCAGTTGCAGATGGTGTGAATGTAGGATATGATGTTTATAGGATACGTACTGAGATCACTCAAAAGGGTGGCAAAGTTCCAGCAGGCTACTATATAGATAAAAGGGACAGGCTCACGAGAAAGATGCGATGGGAGCAACTGGACGAAGAACTTGAGTATTCTGCCAGGCAATTAGACCGAGATGTAGTGACTCCTGACCAGATAAGAACGGTCATAAGAACCTTCAAGGAAAAACTCTTTACGAAGATATTCCCAGGTAGAAAAGAAGTCCCAAAGACTCTCATTTTTGCCAAAGATGACTCTCATGCAGAGGATATCGTCAAGATTGTTCGAGAAGAATTCGGCAAAGGAAATGAGTTCTGCAAAAAAATAACATACAAAACCATGGGAGAGAAGACAGAAGATTTAATTGCTAGTTTCCGCAATTCCTACAATCCGCGCATAACTGTATCAGTGGATATGATTTCAACAGGCACAGATATTCGACCACTGGAATGCCTTATATTTATGCGAGATGTTAAATCAAGGGTTTATTTCGAGCAGATGAAAGGGCGTGGGACCAGAGTTATTTCTCCAACTGATATTAATGCCGTTACTCCGGATACATCTCATAAAACGCATTTTGTGATCGTTGATGCAATAGGTGTATGCGAAAACGATAAGACCGATTCTCGTCCTCTGGACAGAAAGAGGAGCGTGACTTTTGAAAAACTTATCATGTCTGTTGCTTGGGGTAAGGGGGATAAAGATACGCTCACCTCTCTGGCTGGAAGGCTTGCCAGGCTGGATAGAGAGATAGACGAGAAAGACAGAAAGGATATCGAGACTGTAGCAGGAGGCAAGCCCCTAAAAGAAATCATCAACAACCTGCTGGATGCAGTTGACCCAGATAAAAAATTGGAAAAAGCAAAGGAGATTTTTAAGACAGAAACACCGACAGAGGAGCAGGTAGAAAAGGTTACTGAAGAGTTAATAAAAGATGCTTGCAGCTCCTTTGATAATCCTAAATTGAGGAATACGATCATCGATATCAAGAAAAGAAGCGAGCAGACAATAGACACGATAAGTAAAGATACCGTAATTATTGCAGGCTTTGATGAAAAGGCGAAGGAAAAAGCCCTTAACATCGTTGGTACCTTCAAAAAGTTCATAGAGGAAAACAAGGACGAGCTAACTGCTTTACAGATCATTTACAGCAAACCATACGGCAAACGACATATCACATATGAGGGGATTAAGGAGCTTGCGGAAGCCATAAAAAAGCCGCCCTACTATCTGACTCCTGAACTCCTTTGGCAGGCATATGAAAAATTGGAAAAATCGAAAGTAAAGGGAGCTGGCCCCCAGAAACTATTGACCAATATCATTTCATTGATGCGCTTTGCCATTGGCGAGAGCGATGTCCTTGAGCCTTTTGCGGAGACCGTAGACCGTAGATTCAGCGAATGGGTTGAAGAACAGAAAAAACTAGGAAGGGACTTCACACCCGAACAGATGGAATGGCTTGAGATGGTAGAAGCTCATATTGCTGCAAGTTTGAGTATCGAAATGGAAGACTTTGAAGAGGTACCCTTTAACCAGAGGGGTGGAGCGGTCAAAGCATATCAACTCTTTGGGCAGGAACTGAATACTATTCTGGGAGAGCTTAATGAGGCGCTGACGGCATGA
- a CDS encoding ATP-binding protein, which produces MNEKELQLVLEEGEGYKIEFKEALTDIDKELVAFANSSGGRIFLGITDDKEIRGVKITNRLKSQIQDIANNCQPSVKILFEVFKDILVIIVRGGEDKPYKCSSGFYTRVGPNSQKLNRDDIIEFFKVEGKIRFDELVNLKFDYDTHFDPTKLDRFLRLAGISKVLDIPSILINLGVAEKQEGKVIFNNAGILFFAKNLQDIYYHTAVTCALYKGTEKIEVLDRRDFNEDLISNIGGAMIFLMRYLAVRYEITGEPMRKEILEVPYEALREAIINAVAHRDYFEKGTNVMVEMFDDRIEITNFGGLVKGLKPEDFGTKSVLRNPSIADLLHRVKYIEKMGTGINKMRRLVAEAGLPPIVFEFGTFFTAIFRRPARIEPTIFDESGGVFGGVFGGVNEKVAERLGKVIKALYSEQVNISQLAVMTGISKRTLERDIALLKDKGFTEFEGAPKTGRYVLTEKGKKIMGALAT; this is translated from the coding sequence ATGAACGAAAAAGAGTTGCAGTTGGTACTCGAAGAAGGAGAAGGCTATAAAATAGAGTTCAAAGAAGCTCTGACGGATATTGATAAGGAGCTTGTGGCTTTTGCCAATTCATCAGGCGGGAGAATATTTCTCGGAATAACTGACGATAAGGAGATAAGGGGAGTGAAGATAACAAATAGGCTCAAGTCACAAATTCAAGATATAGCCAATAATTGTCAACCTTCGGTAAAGATTTTATTCGAGGTGTTTAAGGACATACTGGTTATAATCGTAAGAGGGGGAGAGGATAAGCCATATAAATGCTCTTCAGGATTTTATACGCGAGTTGGTCCTAATTCCCAAAAGCTTAATCGTGACGATATTATCGAATTCTTTAAAGTGGAAGGTAAAATCAGGTTTGATGAACTGGTAAATTTAAAATTCGATTATGATACACACTTTGACCCTACTAAGCTTGACCGGTTTTTGAGACTTGCAGGCATATCAAAGGTGCTGGATATTCCATCTATACTGATAAATTTGGGTGTTGCGGAAAAGCAGGAAGGAAAAGTTATTTTTAACAATGCCGGGATTCTATTCTTTGCGAAGAATTTGCAAGATATATACTATCATACCGCAGTGACCTGCGCCCTGTACAAAGGAACAGAGAAGATAGAAGTTTTGGACAGACGTGATTTTAACGAGGATTTGATCTCTAATATAGGCGGTGCAATGATTTTTCTTATGCGGTATTTAGCTGTGCGATATGAAATAACTGGCGAACCGATGAGGAAGGAGATACTGGAAGTGCCTTATGAGGCTCTGCGTGAGGCTATTATAAATGCGGTGGCGCACAGGGATTACTTTGAGAAGGGCACAAATGTGATGGTAGAGATGTTTGATGACAGGATTGAGATAACGAATTTTGGCGGGCTTGTTAAGGGTTTGAAGCCTGAGGATTTTGGTACGAAGAGTGTGCTCAGGAATCCAAGCATTGCGGATCTTCTTCACCGGGTGAAGTATATCGAGAAGATGGGGACCGGTATCAATAAGATGAGGAGGTTGGTAGCGGAAGCGGGACTGCCGCCGATTGTGTTTGAGTTTGGGACATTCTTTACTGCTATTTTCCGAAGACCCGCGAGAATAGAGCCCACCATTTTTGATGAAAGTGGCGGCGTATTTGGCGGCGTATTTGGCGGTGTAAATGAAAAAGTCGCTGAACGACTGGGTAAAGTCATTAAGGCATTATATAGTGAGCAAGTGAATATTTCTCAGTTAGCCGTTATGACTGGTATCTCTAAAAGGACATTGGAGCGGGATATTGCTTTGTTGAAAGATAAAGGCTTTACGGAGTTCGAGGGTGCGCCAAAAACAGGCAGATACGTCCTGACAGAAAAAGGAAAGAAGATTATGGGGGCGCTTGCAACATGA
- a CDS encoding restriction endonuclease subunit S, whose product MDGSALPELPAGWVWTRLGEVLGFIKGKKPKKLSLRSEDLAVPYINIEAFEKNVFEKFTDGKDVPLCDTNDVLIVWDGARCGLVGRGVSGAIGSTLAKLDSYEINSAYLFYFLQTKYGYINKRPRGVGIPHVEPDIFWNIPLPLPPLPEQHRIAARIEELFTSLDAGAEALKKTQAQLKRYRQSVLKHAFEGELTKEWREVHKEELEPASVLLERIKEERKQHAKGKYKELPPADTSDLLELPEGWVWTRLGEVCDTTSGGTPLRSKKEYYGGSIPWLKSGELKDNIIYRSEESITKLGLANSSAKIFPKDTLLIALYGATVGKMGKLGIDAATNQAICGIFNKYSAFEEDYLFNYLSSYRDNLLKSRFGGAQPNISQDIVQNILAPLPPLPEQHKIVEEIERRFSVADEIGKTVDQSLKQSKRLRQSILKKAFEGKLVPQDPTDEPAELLLERIKAEKAKCEAEEKEKKMKNKKVNTKQTRLMYNGK is encoded by the coding sequence ATGGACGGAAGTGCTTTACCGGAATTACCGGCGGGATGGGTGTGGACGAGGTTGGGGGAGGTATTAGGTTTTATTAAAGGTAAAAAGCCTAAAAAATTGAGCTTGAGAAGTGAAGATTTAGCCGTTCCATATATAAATATTGAAGCGTTTGAGAAAAATGTATTTGAGAAATTTACAGATGGAAAGGATGTTCCATTATGCGATACGAATGATGTCTTAATAGTTTGGGATGGAGCAAGGTGCGGACTAGTTGGAAGGGGCGTATCTGGTGCAATTGGCTCAACATTGGCAAAGCTAGACAGTTATGAAATTAACTCAGCATACTTGTTTTACTTCCTTCAAACAAAATACGGATATATAAACAAAAGACCAAGAGGCGTTGGAATCCCACACGTTGAGCCAGATATTTTTTGGAATATCCCATTACCCCTCCCCCCTCTCCCCGAGCAGCACCGCATCGCTGCCAGGATTGAGGAGCTTTTCACCAGCCTAGATGCAGGCGCGGAGGCGCTAAAAAAGACGCAGGCGCAGTTGAAGCGCTACCGCCAGTCGGTTTTGAAGCACGCATTTGAAGGAGAGTTAACCAAGGAATGGCGGGAGGTGCATAAAGAGGAGTTGGAACCCGCTTCTGTACTTCTGGAGCGGATAAAGGAAGAGCGGAAGCAGCACGCAAAGGGGAAATATAAAGAACTACCACCGGCGGATACTTCAGATTTGCTGGAATTGCCAGAGGGATGGGTGTGGACGAGGTTGGGGGAGGTATGCGATACTACTAGTGGCGGTACTCCATTAAGATCAAAAAAGGAATATTACGGTGGTTCTATACCATGGCTGAAATCTGGGGAGTTGAAAGATAATATAATTTATCGGAGTGAAGAATCAATAACAAAATTGGGATTAGCTAATTCGAGCGCGAAAATATTTCCTAAAGATACATTACTAATCGCCCTTTACGGTGCTACCGTTGGAAAGATGGGTAAGTTAGGCATTGATGCTGCAACGAATCAAGCAATATGTGGGATTTTCAATAAATATAGTGCTTTTGAGGAGGACTATTTGTTCAATTACTTGAGCTCATATCGAGATAACTTACTCAAGAGTAGATTTGGTGGGGCCCAGCCTAATATCAGTCAAGATATTGTTCAAAATATCTTGGCGCCTCTCCCCCCACTCCCCGAACAACACAAAATCGTTGAAGAAATTGAGCGCCGCTTTTCAGTAGCAGATGAGATTGGAAAAACAGTTGACCAGAGCCTCAAGCAATCGAAAAGATTGCGCCAGAGCATCCTGAAAAAAGCATTTGAAGGTAAACTTGTGCCACAAGACCCCACCGACGAACCTGCGGAATTACTCCTTGAACGAATAAAAGCAGAGAAGGCAAAGTGCGAAGCAGAGGAGAAAGAAAAGAAGATGAAAAATAAAAAGGTTAATACGAAACAAACGAGGTTGATGTATAATGGCAAATGA
- a CDS encoding class I SAM-dependent DNA methyltransferase, translating to MANESASIVQKLWNYCNVLRDDGISYGDYVEQLTYLLFLKMADEQTKPPFNKPTLIQKGLDWQSLLEKDGDALGVHYRHILETLGKKGRMLGAIFRKSQNRIQDPAKLRRLIMLINDETWIGLDIDVKGDIYEGLLQKNAEDVKSGAGQYFTPRPLINAMVEVIRPEPGMTICDPACGTGGFILAAHNHISKHHQLDKDQKKLLKYRTFKGKDIVDAVVRLCVMNLYLHGIGGDESPIEVGDSLISDPGDRFDIVLTNPPFGKKSSITIVNGEGRAGRESLIYERPDFWATTSNKQLNFLQHVKTLLKINGKAAIVVPDNILFEGGAGETVRKKLLHECDVHTLLRLPTGVFYAQGVKANLLFFDRKPASEKPWTEKLWIYDLRTNKHFTLKTDPLCYEDLQDFIKCYNPENRFNRKEAERFKAFTYDELMQRDKVSLDIFWLKDKSLEDSENLPAPDLLASDIVENLESALEQFSSIHEDLKER from the coding sequence ATGGCAAATGAATCTGCTTCAATCGTGCAAAAATTATGGAACTACTGCAACGTTTTAAGAGATGATGGTATAAGTTATGGCGACTATGTAGAACAGCTCACTTACCTTTTATTTTTGAAAATGGCTGATGAGCAGACAAAGCCACCTTTTAATAAGCCAACCCTCATCCAAAAAGGTCTTGATTGGCAAAGCCTCCTCGAGAAGGATGGAGATGCTCTGGGAGTCCATTATCGGCATATCCTTGAAACTCTGGGCAAGAAAGGGAGAATGCTTGGAGCCATCTTCAGAAAGTCGCAGAACAGGATTCAGGACCCTGCTAAGCTTAGACGTCTCATCATGCTCATTAACGATGAGACTTGGATTGGTCTTGATATCGATGTGAAAGGGGATATCTATGAAGGACTTTTACAGAAGAACGCAGAGGATGTAAAAAGTGGTGCAGGGCAGTACTTTACCCCAAGACCACTTATCAATGCCATGGTGGAAGTTATTCGTCCAGAGCCGGGAATGACTATCTGCGACCCTGCCTGTGGTACTGGTGGATTTATTCTGGCAGCACATAATCACATATCCAAACATCATCAACTGGATAAAGATCAGAAGAAGCTCCTAAAATATCGCACCTTCAAAGGAAAGGACATCGTTGATGCTGTCGTAAGGCTGTGTGTAATGAATCTCTATCTCCACGGTATTGGCGGAGATGAAAGCCCTATTGAAGTGGGCGATTCTCTTATTTCCGATCCTGGAGATCGATTTGACATAGTGCTAACCAATCCACCATTTGGCAAAAAAAGCAGTATTACTATAGTAAATGGCGAGGGGCGGGCTGGTAGGGAATCTTTGATATACGAACGTCCAGATTTTTGGGCAACTACTTCAAACAAACAATTAAACTTCCTCCAGCATGTGAAAACTCTTTTGAAAATAAACGGAAAAGCCGCCATTGTCGTGCCTGATAATATCCTCTTTGAGGGTGGTGCTGGCGAGACGGTGAGAAAAAAATTACTCCATGAATGCGATGTGCACACGCTATTGAGGCTTCCTACAGGGGTATTTTACGCACAAGGAGTAAAGGCGAATCTTCTCTTCTTTGACAGAAAACCAGCAAGCGAGAAACCATGGACAGAAAAACTCTGGATATATGATTTGAGAACCAACAAGCATTTCACATTGAAAACGGACCCTCTGTGCTATGAAGACCTCCAGGACTTTATCAAATGTTACAACCCGGAAAACCGATTTAACAGGAAAGAGGCAGAGCGATTTAAAGCATTTACTTATGACGAATTGATGCAGCGGGACAAGGTAAGCCTTGATATATTCTGGCTGAAGGATAAAAGTCTTGAAGATTCTGAAAATCTTCCAGCTCCAGATTTGCTTGCAAGTGATATAGTAGAAAATCTTGAATCCGCATTAGAACAGTTTAGCAGTATCCATGAGGATTTGAAAGAGAGATAG
- the radC gene encoding DNA repair protein RadC — MSEVEYRIKIKDLPKDERPRERLAKFGAESLSTSELLAIILRTGSHGETALDTANKLLNKHDGNIKSLFFADITELSKIRGIGFAKAVQLKAVFELAKRIQSFTNEKTKVSTPEDVANLLMPKMRSLDKEHLVILCLDPRNRILNGSEVTISIGSLDMSIIDPKEVFKVALAKNAASIILAHNHPSGDPSPSSDDLRITKRLMEAGDIMGIGVLDHIIFGDGEYISLKNKGLI; from the coding sequence TTGAGCGAAGTCGAATACAGAATCAAAATAAAGGACCTGCCAAAGGATGAAAGACCAAGAGAGAGATTGGCTAAATTCGGTGCAGAATCGCTATCAACATCTGAGTTGTTAGCCATTATCCTGCGCACTGGCTCGCATGGCGAAACCGCCTTAGATACTGCAAATAAGTTGCTCAACAAGCATGACGGCAACATCAAATCCTTATTCTTTGCAGATATAACCGAGCTGAGCAAGATCAGGGGGATTGGATTTGCAAAAGCGGTTCAGCTCAAAGCAGTCTTCGAGCTGGCAAAGAGGATTCAATCTTTCACGAATGAAAAAACAAAGGTTTCAACTCCCGAGGACGTTGCCAATCTCCTAATGCCAAAAATGAGATCTCTCGACAAAGAACATTTAGTTATCCTATGCCTCGATCCCAGAAACAGAATACTAAACGGCTCAGAAGTCACGATCTCAATTGGCTCTCTGGACATGAGCATCATCGACCCCAAAGAAGTTTTCAAGGTTGCTTTGGCGAAGAACGCCGCATCCATTATACTTGCGCACAACCATCCTTCTGGAGATCCAAGTCCGAGCAGCGATGACCTAAGAATCACAAAGAGACTAATGGAAGCCGGGGACATCATGGGCATAGGCGTCTTAGACCACATCATATTTGGCGACGGTGAATACATAAGCCTAAAGAATAAAGGGTTGATTTAA